A genomic segment from Microbacterium sp. SORGH_AS_0428 encodes:
- the nusA gene encoding transcription termination factor NusA: MDIDLGLLRTVEREREIPFDELVAIIEQAILTAYAKHTSPTGELPEGARSHLDRKTGHVGVFIPVRDEEGVIVGEEESTPEDFGRIAAFAAKQVINQRLRDIADDAVLGEFRGKEGDIVAGVIQQGPNPRMVHVDLGTVEAILPPEEQVPGEEYRHGSRIRVYVTSVAKGTKGPAITVSRTHPGLVRKLFALEVPEIAAGVVEIVALAREAGHRTKMAVRTDDSSINAKGACIGELGRRVRAVTEELNGEKIDIVDYHADLATFVANALSPAKVTSAFVLDQSTKAVRALVPDYQLSLAIGKEGQNARLAAKLTGAKIDIQPDSILES; encoded by the coding sequence GTGGATATCGATCTCGGACTGCTGCGTACCGTCGAGCGCGAGAGGGAGATCCCCTTCGACGAACTCGTCGCCATCATCGAGCAGGCGATCCTGACCGCCTACGCGAAGCACACCTCGCCGACCGGCGAGCTGCCCGAGGGTGCACGCTCCCACCTCGACCGCAAGACCGGCCACGTCGGAGTGTTCATCCCCGTGCGCGACGAAGAGGGCGTCATCGTCGGTGAAGAGGAGAGCACGCCGGAGGACTTCGGTCGCATCGCTGCGTTCGCTGCCAAGCAGGTCATCAACCAGCGGCTGCGCGACATCGCCGACGACGCCGTGCTGGGAGAGTTCCGCGGCAAGGAGGGCGACATCGTCGCCGGCGTCATCCAGCAGGGCCCGAACCCTCGGATGGTCCACGTCGACCTCGGCACCGTCGAGGCGATCCTGCCGCCCGAGGAGCAGGTGCCGGGCGAGGAGTACCGTCACGGCTCCCGCATCCGCGTCTACGTCACCTCCGTCGCCAAGGGCACGAAGGGGCCGGCGATCACCGTGTCCCGCACGCACCCGGGCCTCGTGCGCAAGCTCTTCGCGCTCGAGGTGCCCGAGATCGCCGCCGGCGTGGTCGAGATCGTCGCGCTCGCACGCGAGGCGGGCCACCGCACCAAGATGGCTGTGCGCACCGACGACTCGTCGATCAATGCGAAGGGCGCCTGCATCGGCGAGCTCGGCCGCCGTGTGCGCGCCGTCACCGAGGAGCTGAACGGCGAGAAGATCGACATCGTCGACTACCACGCCGATCTCGCGACCTTCGTGGCCAACGCTCTCTCACCCGCGAAGGTGACGTCGGCATTCGTCCTGGATCAGAGCACCAAGGCCGTCCGCGCGCTCGTTCCGGACTACCAGCTCTCGCTGGCGATCGGCAAAGAAGGACAGAACGCCCGGCTCGCCGCGAAGCTCACCGGAGCGAAGATCGACATCCAGCCCGACAGCATCCTGGAGAGCTGA
- a CDS encoding DUF1206 domain-containing protein — MSTPKKTARRIESDPRLRTLAKAGYAATGLVHVLLGSIVLAVAFGGDGDADQSGAFQALAASPAGLVALWAVALALLALALWHAVAAFAGAGEKGSWSRRLSEAGQAVAFAALGVIAISVAIGGRSDGDASVKETSSGVLSLPGGALILGAVGAGVLVAGIAFGAIGVRRSFRKKLSVPTGAMGTLVVTLGVVGYVAKGVSLATVGVLLGVAAIRVDPQEAGGLDGAVRSLLELPAGPVIAIAVGGGLIAYGLFCLFRARYARL, encoded by the coding sequence ATGAGCACCCCGAAGAAGACCGCCCGGCGCATCGAGAGCGACCCACGGCTGCGCACGCTCGCCAAGGCGGGCTACGCAGCGACCGGCCTCGTCCACGTACTGCTGGGCAGCATCGTGCTCGCCGTCGCGTTCGGCGGCGACGGGGATGCCGACCAGTCCGGCGCGTTCCAGGCACTGGCGGCCTCGCCCGCGGGGCTGGTCGCGCTGTGGGCGGTGGCGCTCGCGCTCCTCGCCCTGGCACTGTGGCACGCGGTGGCCGCGTTCGCCGGGGCCGGCGAGAAGGGCTCGTGGTCTCGACGTCTGTCCGAGGCAGGTCAGGCCGTGGCATTCGCTGCACTCGGCGTCATCGCGATCTCGGTGGCCATCGGCGGCCGATCGGATGGAGACGCGAGCGTCAAGGAGACGAGCAGCGGAGTCCTCTCGCTGCCGGGTGGGGCGCTCATCCTCGGCGCGGTGGGAGCCGGGGTCCTCGTGGCGGGCATCGCGTTCGGGGCGATCGGGGTCCGACGCAGCTTCCGGAAGAAGCTGTCGGTGCCGACCGGGGCGATGGGGACGCTGGTGGTGACGCTGGGCGTGGTCGGCTATGTGGCCAAGGGCGTGTCGCTCGCGACGGTGGGCGTCCTGCTGGGGGTGGCGGCGATCCGCGTCGATCCGCAGGAAGCGGGCGGCCTGGACGGCGCGGTGCGGTCTCTCCTCGAGCTTCCCGCAGGCCCGGTCATCGCGATCGCGGTCGGCGGCGGACTGATCGCCTACGGACTGTTCTGCTTGTTCCGCGCGCGATACGCCCGCCTTTGA
- a CDS encoding GPR1/FUN34/YaaH family transporter, whose translation MTSSPALRGYPFQPADPGLIGLLGFVIATLTAQLAHLGLQDENPVFWVGAAFGGVVQVTAGMLSYFIGDDFHFIVYNAFGWYWIVVPGFLLGEELGFFEVTAQARGLFSLIFAVLALLFAVPGALHNRVLPVTLMCVAGGLGLQSAGAFTAEPVLGSVGSVLLLAASALALYMLVEKFLWRTMHRRVLPLGRPWLRGEPVSES comes from the coding sequence ATGACGTCCTCCCCCGCTTTGCGCGGTTACCCGTTCCAGCCGGCAGACCCGGGACTCATCGGGCTGCTCGGTTTCGTGATCGCGACGCTGACCGCACAGCTCGCGCATCTCGGACTGCAGGATGAGAACCCCGTGTTCTGGGTCGGGGCAGCCTTCGGCGGCGTCGTGCAGGTGACGGCCGGAATGCTCTCCTACTTCATCGGCGACGACTTCCACTTCATCGTCTACAACGCCTTCGGCTGGTACTGGATCGTCGTCCCCGGCTTCCTCCTGGGCGAGGAGCTCGGCTTCTTCGAGGTGACCGCACAGGCGCGCGGGCTCTTCTCGCTGATCTTCGCGGTGCTGGCACTCCTGTTCGCGGTGCCGGGAGCGCTGCACAACAGAGTCCTGCCGGTCACGCTGATGTGCGTCGCGGGCGGGCTCGGACTGCAGTCCGCCGGCGCGTTCACCGCCGAGCCCGTCCTGGGGTCGGTCGGATCGGTGCTGCTGCTGGCCGCATCCGCGTTGGCGCTCTACATGCTCGTCGAGAAATTCCTGTGGCGAACGATGCACCGCCGCGTGCTGCCGCTCGGCCGCCCGTGGCTGCGGGGCGAGCCCGTGTCCGAGAGCTGA
- a CDS encoding YlxR family protein — MEPVRTCVGCRTRAPRKDLLRVVCADSALVIDERGALPGRGAWVHETPECMDAALRRRAFVRALRVSGPLDTQTIEKRLNGYGHKVNGSK; from the coding sequence ATGGAACCCGTACGAACGTGCGTCGGATGTCGCACGCGTGCTCCCCGGAAAGACCTCCTGCGGGTGGTCTGCGCGGATTCCGCGCTCGTCATCGACGAGCGCGGGGCGCTGCCGGGCAGAGGCGCGTGGGTCCACGAGACGCCCGAATGCATGGATGCCGCCCTGAGGCGCCGTGCGTTCGTGCGGGCATTGCGTGTGTCAGGCCCGCTTGACACGCAGACCATCGAGAAACGGCTGAACGGCTATGGACACAAAGTGAACGGCTCGAAATGA
- a CDS encoding proline--tRNA ligase codes for MVTRLSTFFLRTLREDPSDAEVASHKLLIRAGYIRPQAAGIFAWLPLGLRVKAKIETVVREEMAAAGAQEVHFPALMPRGAYEATGRWEEYGDLLFRLQDRKGGDYLLAPTHEEAFTLLVKDLYSSYKDLPLTIYQIQDKYRDEARPRAGLLRGREFTMKDAYSFDATDAGLDVSYQAQRDAYERIFQRLGLEYVIVQADAGAMGGSRSEEFLHPTPVGEDTFVRSAGGYAANVEAYTTAVPEARPIEGLPEPVVFDSPNTPTIATLVDHMNAVLEGEYTAADTLKNVVLALTHLDGSRELVVIGLPGDREVDDKRVEVAFAPAEVAPATEADFAAHPLLVKGYIGPWSPEGAVLGEESATGIRYLLDPRVADGTSWVTGANIDQKHVHSLVAGRDFFADGTVDVANVREGDPAPDGSGPVTLARGMEIGHVFQLGRKYADALGLKVLDENGKLVTVTMGSYGIGVTRILAIIAELNNDEKGLIWPASVAPFDVHVVAAGRDAVAFELAEQISAELESRGFDVLYDDRPKVSPGVKFGDAELVGVPRVVVVGRDAAEGLVEVWDRRTGSREKVALGEAYRLLQES; via the coding sequence GTGGTCACACGTCTGTCAACGTTCTTCCTCCGCACGCTCCGCGAGGACCCCTCCGACGCCGAGGTCGCCAGCCACAAGCTGCTGATCCGTGCCGGCTACATCCGCCCGCAGGCGGCCGGCATCTTCGCGTGGCTCCCGCTGGGGCTGCGCGTGAAGGCGAAGATCGAGACGGTCGTCCGCGAGGAGATGGCTGCCGCCGGCGCGCAGGAGGTGCACTTCCCGGCGCTCATGCCCCGCGGTGCGTATGAGGCCACGGGTCGTTGGGAAGAGTACGGCGACCTGCTGTTCCGCCTCCAGGACCGCAAGGGCGGCGACTACCTGCTCGCCCCCACGCACGAAGAGGCCTTCACGTTGCTGGTGAAGGATCTGTACTCGTCTTACAAGGATCTTCCGCTGACGATCTACCAGATCCAGGACAAGTACCGCGACGAGGCTCGACCCCGCGCGGGTCTCCTGCGCGGCCGCGAGTTCACGATGAAGGACGCCTATTCGTTCGATGCGACGGATGCGGGACTCGACGTCTCCTACCAGGCGCAGCGCGACGCGTACGAGCGCATCTTCCAGCGGCTCGGTCTCGAGTACGTCATCGTGCAGGCGGATGCGGGCGCGATGGGCGGATCCCGATCCGAGGAGTTCCTGCACCCGACCCCTGTCGGCGAAGACACGTTCGTGCGCTCCGCCGGAGGGTACGCGGCCAACGTCGAGGCGTACACGACGGCGGTGCCTGAAGCGCGTCCGATCGAAGGCCTGCCGGAGCCCGTCGTCTTCGACTCGCCGAACACCCCGACGATCGCGACTCTCGTCGACCACATGAACGCGGTGCTCGAGGGCGAGTACACCGCTGCCGACACGCTCAAGAACGTCGTGCTCGCGCTCACGCACCTCGACGGTTCGCGCGAACTCGTCGTCATCGGGCTCCCCGGCGACCGCGAGGTCGACGACAAGCGCGTGGAGGTCGCTTTCGCGCCGGCAGAGGTCGCACCGGCCACCGAGGCGGACTTCGCCGCCCACCCGCTGCTGGTCAAGGGGTACATCGGTCCGTGGTCGCCCGAGGGCGCCGTGCTGGGCGAAGAGTCCGCCACCGGCATCCGTTACCTGCTCGACCCCCGGGTCGCCGACGGCACGAGCTGGGTCACCGGCGCCAACATCGACCAGAAGCACGTGCACTCGCTCGTCGCGGGCCGCGACTTCTTCGCCGACGGCACCGTGGACGTCGCCAATGTGCGCGAGGGCGACCCGGCGCCCGACGGCTCGGGCCCCGTCACGCTCGCGCGCGGCATGGAGATCGGGCACGTGTTCCAGCTCGGCCGCAAGTACGCCGACGCGTTGGGTCTCAAAGTCCTCGACGAGAACGGCAAGCTCGTCACGGTCACGATGGGCTCCTACGGCATCGGCGTGACCCGCATCCTCGCGATCATCGCCGAACTGAACAATGACGAGAAGGGCCTCATCTGGCCGGCTTCTGTCGCGCCGTTCGACGTGCATGTCGTGGCCGCGGGGCGGGATGCCGTGGCGTTCGAGCTTGCAGAGCAGATCAGCGCTGAGCTCGAGTCCCGGGGCTTCGACGTGTTGTACGACGACCGGCCGAAGGTCTCGCCCGGTGTGAAGTTCGGGGACGCAGAGCTGGTCGGCGTGCCGCGCGTCGTCGTCGTCGGCCGTGATGCGGCCGAGGGGCTCGTCGAGGTATGGGACCGTCGGACGGGCTCCCGCGAGAAGGTGGCTCTCGGCGAGGCGTACCGACTGCTGCAGGAGAGCTGA
- a CDS encoding lipase family protein has protein sequence MPEHVPLRRRLRVSALPGLLDAAPARVVLLIGVVVVVLGLLIVIRPLASLVLLGLYVGLSVIVSGVLELVSRRAGPTWWTRLIALLWIAGGIVILVWLGRSIELLPPTLAVLLVVGGLASVGDALARGVVSVRVLSAVWGGAQVAFGVLSLTWPDVTLLVVAVVFGVRTIVFGIGLIARGIRSRKGRAQAEDRVRAAPSGRRRVLRASGRYALSFVLVATTVGGFGLNDWLREGAPVVDAFYDPPAHVPEGHGQLIRVGEYGGREPSRGEVQRILYTTRSSTGAPAIGSGMVIIPDDPPPGPRPVLLWNHGTTGVARGCAPSLADGTATKWAIPALERMLARGWVVVAPDYSGQGAPGDFPYLIGTGEARSALDAVLAAGEIDDLVLSPETVVWGHSQGGHAALWTTMLAPEYTPGVDVLGTAAFAPAADPVALASELTGGDAGAMLTVLVSWVIVPYADTYSDVRLEDYVTTGARSFIREMTQRCLSEPGVMVSALTALGLSEDTPFDTAELTRGALGRRLAENVPTGPWGTPLFIAWGTNDEVLPTKTQRDLVSRLCDAGERVRAVPVAGRGHQDILQPRSGMLTSLVRWTNSLRAEVVPESVFDDCGG, from the coding sequence ATGCCCGAACACGTTCCGCTGCGCCGCCGACTGCGGGTCAGTGCTCTGCCGGGTCTGCTGGATGCGGCGCCCGCGCGCGTCGTGCTGCTCATCGGGGTCGTCGTCGTCGTGCTCGGCCTGCTCATCGTCATCCGCCCGCTCGCCTCCCTCGTGCTGCTGGGGCTGTACGTCGGACTGAGCGTCATCGTCTCCGGCGTGCTCGAGCTGGTCTCCCGTCGCGCGGGGCCCACCTGGTGGACACGTCTGATCGCGCTTCTGTGGATCGCGGGCGGGATCGTCATCCTCGTCTGGCTCGGACGCAGCATCGAGCTGCTGCCCCCGACCCTCGCGGTGCTGCTCGTCGTCGGGGGCCTGGCCTCCGTCGGTGACGCGCTCGCCCGCGGCGTGGTCAGCGTTCGCGTGCTCTCGGCCGTGTGGGGCGGCGCTCAGGTCGCGTTCGGTGTCCTCTCGCTGACCTGGCCCGACGTCACGCTGCTCGTCGTCGCGGTCGTCTTCGGTGTGCGCACCATCGTCTTCGGCATCGGGCTCATCGCCCGCGGCATCCGGAGCCGGAAGGGACGCGCTCAGGCCGAAGACCGGGTGCGGGCGGCTCCCTCCGGCCGACGCCGGGTCCTTCGTGCGTCCGGCCGCTATGCGTTGTCGTTCGTGCTGGTGGCCACGACGGTGGGCGGGTTCGGCCTGAACGACTGGCTCCGCGAGGGCGCGCCCGTCGTGGACGCCTTCTACGATCCGCCCGCGCACGTTCCCGAGGGGCACGGACAGTTGATCCGGGTCGGCGAATACGGCGGCCGCGAGCCCAGTCGCGGCGAGGTGCAGCGCATCCTGTACACGACGCGCTCATCCACCGGAGCGCCCGCGATCGGCAGCGGAATGGTGATCATCCCCGACGACCCGCCGCCCGGTCCGCGTCCGGTGCTGCTGTGGAACCACGGCACGACGGGCGTGGCGCGCGGCTGCGCGCCGAGCCTCGCCGACGGAACAGCGACGAAGTGGGCGATCCCCGCCCTCGAGCGCATGCTGGCCCGCGGCTGGGTCGTCGTCGCACCCGACTACAGCGGTCAGGGTGCGCCGGGTGACTTCCCCTACCTGATCGGTACGGGAGAAGCGCGCTCGGCGCTGGATGCGGTGCTGGCCGCGGGCGAGATCGACGATCTCGTGCTGTCGCCGGAGACCGTCGTGTGGGGGCACTCGCAGGGTGGTCATGCGGCGCTGTGGACGACCATGCTCGCGCCGGAATACACGCCGGGCGTGGACGTGCTCGGAACAGCCGCGTTCGCCCCCGCCGCCGACCCCGTCGCTCTGGCGAGCGAGCTGACAGGGGGCGACGCGGGCGCGATGCTGACCGTGCTCGTCTCCTGGGTCATCGTGCCGTACGCCGACACGTACTCGGATGTCCGGCTCGAGGACTATGTGACGACTGGCGCGCGCTCCTTCATTCGAGAGATGACGCAGCGGTGCCTGAGCGAGCCGGGTGTGATGGTCTCGGCTCTGACGGCGCTGGGGCTGAGCGAGGACACCCCGTTCGACACCGCCGAACTCACCCGCGGCGCGCTCGGACGCCGGCTGGCGGAGAACGTTCCGACCGGGCCCTGGGGCACGCCCCTGTTCATCGCGTGGGGGACGAACGACGAAGTCCTGCCCACGAAGACGCAACGCGACCTGGTGTCGAGGCTGTGCGACGCCGGGGAGCGCGTGCGGGCCGTGCCGGTGGCGGGGCGCGGGCATCAGGACATCCTGCAGCCGCGCTCCGGAATGCTGACCTCGCTGGTGCGCTGGACGAACTCGCTACGCGCCGAAGTGGTGCCGGAGAGCGTCTTCGACGACTGCGGCGGATGA